The genomic window AATGATCTTCAAGAAGATGCCAATTTTGATACGACGTACCCTCTAAGCTATGCGCATAGAACTCTTTCGGCTTCATTACATCTCGCATAAAATGAGTTTCCCAATCAAGCTTGCTAGTTGAAATTATCAAGCAGATGCTTAAATCAAGAAGTAGCTTGACCACATCATTAAGTTAAAGTTTTTAATCGCTGCCTCATATGTTTTGCGCCACTTCTTGGGATATCGTAATATCACCAAGAGTGGTGGTATGAAATATTATGGTCATGCCTCGCATTTAATATTAATATTAATATTTATAGCAGCCCAAGGAACCCCTTGTTTTCCTGGCTGCCCTTTTTGATTGTTTGACAACAGTAAGCAAGGCTCCTATAAATTTGGCTATCGATAATTAAGCTTTTTAACCACCGAGCTTACCAACTTTGAAAATTGATTAGCTTTTAAACGTTATGTTAAAAAGCTCTCACCACAACTTCCTCAACAACCTACCCAGCGCTTTGTTCTTTGCTCGGCGGGCGATTTTCTTGGGGTTGCCGCTGGCGGCAACTTCGATGTCCCGGCTAATCCTTGCTAATTTGTAAAGCAATCTGGTTATTTTCATCGTATTAACCCTTCAACGCATTATAAAAATTTAACTCGTTTATATACTTCGACGTTAAGTGGCTATATCCTTCAAAAATTATTTGTTAATACGAATAAACATCATTATGCGAATGACTCATTGATATTTTCATGCTCGTAACTTAATTCTCAGATTGATTTGACTAGCAATCGATTTAGCCTTGCAAAGCGTAACAGATAGAGGCGCCTTAGCAAGATTGAGACAGCTCCCCACCGCCACTTTTGCTGGCGGTGGGGAGATACCCCAATAGCAACTAGGAAACCATTTCAAGCTGTATCTTAATCGAGCGCCAGGGAAAATCACCAGCGTTTAGCTTGACAATTTTCGCCTTAAGGTCAATGCCCTGGTCCATAAGACTAGCCGGTATTCGGTTTAAGTGCCTTGGAATATAGCCCACCTTTTTTCCATCTTTCGTGAAGACCTCAATGGCCCGCCCATCATAGGTGTTTCCTGGCTCACGCTTTAAAATAAGCGGTGCCCCAACACAAAGGTCATTAATCGCACTTGGGTCACTGAAATCGTAATAACTAACACCTGCCACGTAAGTGCTAGCAAGATAATAGGTTTTTAACTTATCGGCCTTTACCTGGTCCTCTTGGCCAGTTTTTCCAAGTACGGGAATTGAAATTAATGCTGCAAGTGCCTTGACAAAAGTCCGGCGTGTGATTGCCATTTTGACCATGTTCCTTTATAGACCTAAATCGATAT from Bacillota bacterium includes these protein-coding regions:
- a CDS encoding HIRAN domain-containing protein, encoding MAITRRTFVKALAALISIPVLGKTGQEDQVKADKLKTYYLASTYVAGVSYYDFSDPSAINDLCVGAPLILKREPGNTYDGRAIEVFTKDGKKVGYIPRHLNRIPASLMDQGIDLKAKIVKLNAGDFPWRSIKIQLEMVS